A window of Pararhizobium gei contains these coding sequences:
- a CDS encoding ABC transporter permease produces MANGVLIAGIGINPLVTTLGVANIVLSLASTVSGGFPVSGFTLQFSQLFAQSSFLGLPVPVVVAAVVFAGLSVLMNLTSFGRSLYIIGANPKAAVVAGIRSGPVVAAAYCLCGMLVGLGALMLTARTGSGEPNLGGNLTLESIAAAVVGGVKLSGGEGGVGAAVLGALFVTVLSNGMNLTQVDGYLQQICLGAIIIIALVTSRGHSRH; encoded by the coding sequence ATGGCAAACGGTGTGCTGATTGCAGGAATCGGAATAAACCCGCTCGTGACGACGCTCGGCGTCGCCAACATAGTTTTATCCCTCGCCTCAACAGTAAGCGGAGGCTTTCCGGTCAGCGGTTTCACTCTTCAATTCAGTCAGTTGTTTGCCCAAAGCTCGTTCCTAGGGCTTCCCGTTCCGGTGGTCGTCGCGGCTGTGGTTTTCGCGGGATTGTCCGTGTTGATGAATTTGACCTCATTCGGACGCAGCCTCTATATAATTGGGGCCAACCCCAAAGCCGCCGTGGTCGCCGGGATCAGGAGTGGTCCCGTCGTTGCGGCGGCCTACTGCCTGTGCGGAATGCTCGTCGGGCTCGGCGCTTTGATGCTGACAGCGCGAACTGGCTCGGGTGAACCGAACCTGGGAGGCAACCTCACCCTGGAATCCATCGCGGCCGCTGTAGTCGGAGGCGTGAAGCTCTCCGGCGGCGAGGGCGGCGTTGGAGCCGCAGTCCTTGGCGCGCTGTTTGTCACCGTGCTGTCGAACGGAATGAACCTTACTCAGGTAGACGGCTATCTCCAGCAGATCTGCCTCGGCGCGATCATCATCATTGCCCTGGTCACCAGCCGTGGCCACAGCAGACATTAA
- a CDS encoding hydantoinase/oxoprolinase family protein: MGYQVCIDIGGTFTDCLVSDKNGEISIFKSPTTPGEFEKGFINVLNVAAEGYGLAPDAFLKDIDLIVHGSTVSTNALVEKKTVKVGLILTAGHQDILVLREGPRKGAFQWKLNYPEPYVPRHLTRTVTERIDARGRVLTSLLEDDVLRAASDFKASAVEAVAVGLLWSVVNSQHELKVREILERELPGVPVTLSHEINPMPREYKRVIAAAIDASINPIVRTYIERLKMALDEAQFAGELLLANCVGGMMPVPEMIRKPIYSVMSGPTLAPMAALALSSEPDIIVGDMGGTTFDVSALRSHQIIVTPDSMIHDDSLGIPKVDVRSVGAGGGSIASVDAGGMLHVGPHSAGARPGPACYQRGGMKPTVTDANVVLGIIDPDYFLGGKMKLSKERAEQALAEVAAPLGLSIEESAFAIYTTSNHNMVAAIEEITVREGINPRDSFFVCGGGATAIHIADMADILGLKRYMIPRFMAGLSAFGGLISDIRREDTAVLLTSSATFDAEGVTDALGGLLKAGRQFLAEAGVSPENQRFEFAFLGRYEYQSFEIEVPFVPKDRAVTPGQLQRLVEDFHRMHERIYSIRSDGDVVEFTGWKLRSIGKRDGQDIWLNHKVPRQIETVTAAGSRAVYSHSLGRREEIPVFKLSSLGCGAAVDGPCVIDADTFTAFLKRSHRATIDDYGNVVVTVE, from the coding sequence ATGGGATATCAGGTTTGTATCGATATCGGCGGGACTTTCACCGACTGCCTTGTGTCAGATAAGAATGGCGAGATCTCGATTTTTAAGTCGCCCACCACGCCGGGCGAGTTCGAGAAAGGGTTCATCAATGTCCTGAACGTGGCCGCCGAAGGTTATGGCCTCGCGCCTGACGCCTTCCTCAAAGATATCGACCTTATCGTCCACGGGTCCACCGTTTCGACCAACGCTCTGGTCGAGAAGAAGACGGTGAAGGTAGGGTTGATCCTGACAGCCGGACACCAGGACATCCTCGTGCTGCGCGAAGGTCCGCGAAAAGGAGCCTTCCAGTGGAAACTCAATTATCCTGAGCCTTACGTACCGCGGCATTTGACTAGGACAGTGACCGAGAGGATCGATGCCCGGGGTCGCGTCCTCACAAGCCTGCTCGAAGACGACGTTTTGCGCGCCGCTTCCGATTTCAAGGCTTCCGCCGTCGAGGCGGTCGCCGTCGGGCTCCTTTGGTCCGTGGTCAACAGCCAGCACGAGCTGAAGGTCCGGGAAATCCTTGAGCGTGAACTGCCGGGAGTTCCTGTAACCCTGAGCCATGAGATCAATCCGATGCCGCGGGAATACAAACGCGTGATCGCGGCCGCCATCGACGCCTCGATCAATCCCATCGTTCGCACCTATATCGAGCGGCTCAAGATGGCACTAGACGAGGCGCAGTTCGCAGGGGAGTTGCTTCTGGCGAACTGCGTGGGCGGGATGATGCCGGTGCCAGAGATGATCCGGAAGCCTATCTATAGCGTCATGTCCGGGCCGACACTCGCACCGATGGCGGCGCTGGCTTTATCATCCGAGCCCGACATAATCGTCGGCGACATGGGCGGTACCACGTTTGACGTTTCCGCTCTGCGAAGCCACCAGATCATCGTTACGCCAGATTCCATGATCCACGACGACTCTCTGGGCATTCCCAAGGTGGACGTAAGGTCCGTCGGCGCTGGAGGTGGTTCTATCGCTTCGGTCGATGCTGGAGGGATGCTTCATGTCGGCCCTCATAGCGCAGGCGCTCGACCGGGCCCTGCCTGCTATCAACGGGGAGGCATGAAACCCACGGTAACGGATGCGAACGTCGTCCTCGGTATCATCGATCCCGACTACTTCCTCGGCGGAAAGATGAAGCTAAGCAAGGAGCGGGCGGAGCAAGCACTGGCGGAAGTCGCCGCGCCTCTAGGTCTGTCGATCGAGGAATCGGCATTCGCGATCTATACCACAAGCAATCACAACATGGTCGCCGCGATCGAAGAGATCACGGTGCGTGAGGGCATCAACCCGCGTGATAGCTTCTTCGTCTGCGGTGGCGGCGCAACGGCGATACACATTGCAGACATGGCCGATATCCTCGGCCTCAAAAGATATATGATACCAAGATTCATGGCGGGATTGAGCGCATTCGGCGGACTCATTTCTGATATCCGGAGAGAGGATACCGCCGTCCTACTTACTTCCAGCGCGACGTTTGACGCTGAAGGTGTCACTGACGCTCTCGGAGGGCTCCTCAAAGCAGGCCGTCAATTCCTTGCCGAAGCAGGGGTGTCGCCGGAGAACCAGCGCTTCGAGTTCGCCTTCCTTGGACGATACGAGTACCAGTCATTCGAAATCGAGGTGCCATTTGTTCCAAAAGACCGCGCGGTAACGCCAGGCCAGCTTCAACGTCTTGTGGAGGATTTCCACCGAATGCACGAGCGCATCTATTCGATTAGGTCGGATGGTGACGTGGTCGAGTTCACCGGATGGAAACTCAGGTCCATCGGCAAGCGCGACGGCCAGGATATCTGGCTTAACCACAAAGTGCCTCGTCAGATAGAAACCGTCACGGCCGCAGGTTCCCGAGCCGTTTACAGTCATTCGCTCGGTCGCCGCGAAGAAATCCCGGTATTCAAGCTCTCGTCTCTCGGCTGCGGGGCCGCGGTTGATGGCCCCTGCGTCATCGATGCGGACACATTCACCGCCTTCCTCAAGAGGAGCCATCGCGCAACGATCGACGACTACGGGAATGTCGTCGTAACGGTCGAATGA
- a CDS encoding hydantoinase B/oxoprolinase family protein: MNTVAKFEAEHMNRRVDPFIMSVLKSRFEAIVREMTLVVMRASRSAVIKNARDFSCAILTYDHRLVSVEDALPIHVMSMDMATRPITRFFDDIKPGDIFFNNCPFTGGTHHADLIVAMPVFYDGEPLFWMIALSHHADTGAPVPSTYLPFAKSIFEEGIHFPCVRVAENYVEKADILRIGSTRNRVPELWLGDVRAQIGACRTGEKRIAELVGKYGRDVVTDFVEDWFDYGARCAKAAIAKLPAGSYTYETRHDPVPGVAEDGIPVRITVTVDPQAGEIVVDARDNIDNVPGGLNLSENTATGSCRIGVFNNLDESVPHNEGAKSQIKVLLREGSVVGKPSPQVGTSVATTNVNDRLMMAGNCVFSEMGAPYGQAEGGSHLPAGIGVISGRDPFKGGRSYVNQIFVGYAGGGARSEYDGWLTYCGPANAGLIQLDSVEVDESMYPIIIESRGVVADSQGYGQFEGAPAVGGVFYPLEHDMTIVYAADGTTFPPKGVLGGRNGGASSSWKITSTGHTADLPAFAEVVIENGAKIAFRACGGGGYGSPLDRDRVRVLETVNRGWLSPEKAKEVYGVGVRLTSQPGLFELIT; the protein is encoded by the coding sequence ATGAATACTGTCGCGAAGTTCGAAGCCGAGCATATGAATCGTCGGGTGGACCCATTCATAATGTCGGTTCTCAAGAGCCGTTTCGAAGCGATCGTGCGCGAGATGACACTCGTGGTGATGCGCGCCAGCCGCTCGGCCGTGATCAAAAATGCCCGCGATTTCAGCTGCGCCATCCTCACCTACGACCATCGCCTGGTTTCTGTCGAGGACGCGCTGCCGATCCATGTGATGTCCATGGACATGGCGACGCGCCCGATCACCCGGTTCTTTGACGACATCAAGCCGGGCGACATCTTCTTCAATAACTGCCCTTTCACGGGCGGCACCCATCACGCCGACCTTATAGTGGCAATGCCTGTCTTCTATGACGGCGAGCCGCTCTTCTGGATGATCGCTCTCTCGCATCACGCGGACACCGGAGCGCCTGTGCCCTCTACATATCTGCCTTTCGCCAAGAGCATATTCGAAGAGGGCATTCATTTTCCGTGTGTGCGTGTGGCAGAGAATTACGTCGAGAAGGCCGATATCCTTCGGATCGGCAGCACGAGAAATAGAGTGCCGGAACTTTGGCTGGGCGATGTCCGTGCGCAGATCGGCGCTTGCCGCACGGGCGAAAAGCGGATTGCGGAACTGGTTGGTAAGTATGGCAGGGACGTCGTGACGGACTTTGTTGAAGACTGGTTCGATTATGGTGCTCGGTGCGCGAAGGCGGCGATCGCAAAACTTCCGGCCGGGAGCTACACTTATGAAACCCGGCACGATCCAGTACCTGGAGTGGCGGAAGATGGAATTCCAGTCAGGATCACGGTGACGGTCGATCCCCAAGCCGGAGAAATCGTCGTGGACGCCCGCGACAATATCGACAACGTGCCTGGCGGCCTCAATCTCTCGGAGAACACAGCAACAGGGTCCTGCCGTATCGGAGTTTTCAACAATCTTGATGAGTCTGTTCCTCACAATGAAGGAGCAAAGTCACAGATAAAGGTGCTCCTGAGGGAAGGGAGCGTGGTTGGCAAGCCTTCGCCGCAGGTAGGTACATCGGTCGCGACCACCAACGTCAATGACCGCCTTATGATGGCGGGAAACTGTGTATTCTCCGAGATGGGTGCGCCGTATGGCCAAGCGGAAGGCGGGTCCCATCTTCCGGCAGGCATCGGTGTCATCTCGGGTCGCGACCCCTTCAAAGGCGGTCGGTCTTACGTGAACCAGATATTCGTCGGCTACGCAGGCGGTGGAGCGCGCAGCGAGTACGATGGCTGGCTTACCTATTGCGGCCCTGCCAACGCGGGTCTGATCCAGTTAGACTCGGTCGAGGTGGACGAGTCGATGTATCCAATCATTATCGAGAGCCGAGGTGTTGTTGCAGACAGCCAAGGATACGGCCAATTCGAAGGCGCTCCTGCAGTTGGTGGCGTCTTTTATCCACTGGAGCACGACATGACGATCGTATATGCTGCGGATGGAACGACGTTTCCCCCTAAGGGCGTGCTAGGTGGTCGAAATGGGGGAGCAAGCTCAAGTTGGAAGATTACTTCCACGGGTCATACCGCCGACCTACCTGCCTTCGCGGAAGTGGTGATCGAAAACGGGGCAAAGATCGCCTTCAGAGCTTGCGGCGGGGGCGGCTACGGTAGTCCGCTTGATCGCGATCGGGTGAGGGTTTTAGAAACCGTAAACCGTGGATGGCTATCGCCTGAGAAAGCCAAAGAGGTATATGGAGTAGGGGTACGATTGACGTCGCAGCCCGGCCTGTTTGAGCTGATAACTTAG
- a CDS encoding oxidoreductase, with amino-acid sequence MSKVWFITGAARGIGKEVARAALAAGDKVVITGRNVEQLTKAYKGDDDVLALQLDVSNEEQAATAVDAAVAYFGRIDVLLNNAGFGQLGLFEEIGSAAIVNQFNTNVFGLLNVTRAVLPVMRKQRGGHILNVSSIGGSVGFAGSTVYCATKYAVEGFSESLALEVADFGIKVSIVAPGFVRTDFLDSSSVRYGDKTIDDYAEVSANIRATYDSYSHKQAGDPKKLASAIVTLANQNEPPVRLLTGSDAIAMAREKIGKVDQEIDRWQDLSASTDIIE; translated from the coding sequence ATGTCGAAGGTTTGGTTTATCACTGGTGCAGCCCGCGGTATCGGCAAGGAAGTGGCACGTGCGGCGTTGGCTGCCGGAGATAAGGTTGTCATCACTGGCCGCAATGTCGAGCAGCTCACGAAGGCATACAAGGGCGATGACGATGTTTTGGCTCTTCAGCTCGATGTATCGAACGAAGAACAAGCCGCAACTGCAGTCGACGCTGCTGTGGCCTATTTCGGCCGCATCGACGTTCTTCTGAACAATGCCGGCTTCGGCCAACTCGGACTATTCGAAGAAATCGGCTCCGCTGCAATCGTCAACCAGTTCAACACCAACGTGTTCGGTCTCCTCAACGTGACCCGCGCGGTGCTCCCCGTCATGCGCAAACAGCGCGGCGGCCACATCCTCAATGTATCATCGATTGGCGGGTCCGTTGGCTTTGCGGGTTCTACAGTCTACTGCGCCACGAAATATGCTGTCGAAGGGTTCTCTGAATCGCTCGCGCTTGAGGTTGCCGACTTCGGCATCAAGGTCTCGATCGTAGCGCCCGGCTTCGTCCGTACGGACTTTCTCGACAGTTCATCGGTTCGTTACGGTGACAAGACGATCGATGACTACGCCGAAGTCTCCGCCAATATCCGCGCCACCTACGACAGCTACAGCCACAAACAAGCTGGCGACCCCAAGAAACTGGCGAGCGCGATCGTGACGCTTGCCAATCAGAACGAGCCTCCGGTGCGCCTGCTCACGGGATCGGACGCTATCGCCATGGCAAGGGAGAAAATCGGGAAGGTCGATCAGGAAATCGATCGTTGGCAGGATCTCTCCGCTTCCACGGACATCATTGAATAA
- a CDS encoding AraC family transcriptional regulator N-terminal domain-containing protein: MNKDGHEETGAPAGPSLKFELMYKSQKIAALIGQNTGMDGVFSTILPGVFLLRASRPTAPIHTIYEPSLCFVAQGRKQVSAGSLNYTYEPGAALAVSVALPVRGQVLEASPLEPFLCLRIELRQETFAGLRGISTSQSDANCLHPGMGIVPSSISLEDALVRTLQLLAEPREARVLWPLLEKEISYHLLSECSSPVLRQLSLPARRFQHITRAAGYLRRHFRKSDAPKDLSIWAGARTMTLDRDFRLVTGMNVAGYVRTLRLQESRRLLMLGIQDPCELARSTGYFDASTFLQDYSTTFHSTPVMDAEHWRHTSRPAGEE; the protein is encoded by the coding sequence TTGAATAAGGATGGTCACGAGGAGACCGGCGCTCCTGCCGGTCCCTCCTTAAAGTTTGAACTGATGTATAAAAGTCAGAAGATAGCAGCACTGATCGGACAAAATACCGGGATGGACGGCGTCTTCTCGACCATCCTGCCCGGCGTTTTCCTGCTGCGCGCCTCACGTCCGACGGCCCCGATACACACCATCTATGAGCCGAGCCTTTGTTTCGTCGCTCAGGGCCGTAAGCAGGTGTCCGCTGGTTCCCTGAATTATACCTACGAACCGGGGGCGGCGCTTGCAGTTTCCGTCGCGTTGCCTGTGCGTGGGCAAGTGTTGGAGGCTTCCCCTTTAGAGCCCTTTCTGTGTTTGCGCATTGAGTTGAGGCAGGAAACTTTCGCTGGACTTCGCGGCATTAGCACAAGCCAGTCTGACGCTAACTGTCTTCACCCAGGAATGGGTATCGTTCCGTCCTCCATCTCTCTGGAAGACGCACTTGTCCGGACATTGCAGCTTCTCGCAGAACCGCGAGAAGCTAGGGTGCTTTGGCCCCTGTTGGAAAAAGAAATCAGCTATCATCTGCTGTCGGAATGCTCGAGCCCTGTCCTCAGGCAACTATCACTGCCAGCGCGCCGATTTCAGCACATTACGCGGGCTGCCGGCTACCTGCGCCGACATTTCCGCAAAAGCGATGCGCCAAAAGACCTCTCCATTTGGGCTGGCGCTCGGACCATGACCCTCGATCGTGATTTCAGACTTGTGACAGGAATGAACGTTGCTGGCTACGTGCGCACCCTGCGTCTGCAGGAGTCCCGGCGACTGCTGATGTTGGGTATTCAGGATCCATGCGAGCTCGCAAGGAGCACGGGTTACTTCGACGCATCTACCTTTCTACAGGACTACAGCACAACGTTCCATTCGACGCCCGTTATGGATGCCGAGCATTGGCGTCACACTTCCAGACCCGCTGGAGAAGAGTGA
- a CDS encoding LysR substrate-binding domain-containing protein, whose translation MSPTEAGTRLLATLQPALRGIEAELQGLQDMRSHVAGTIRLTTVQVAYDMLIRPRLSGFVARYPHVSMEVSVNDGLTDVISASFDGGIRFGSLVEKDMVAVGLSSTSPAAIVGSPGYLASFESLPSTPADLQSHRCINYRFATSGRIFRWPLEKDNARFEFRGDGPLVLDSGEAIRAAALDGLGLAFLFESQVTGDLAAGTLVKVLPDWVRSLPGFSLFYPSRRQVSPAFRAWIDYVKESKSDHSSPAGLEV comes from the coding sequence GTGTCGCCCACGGAGGCCGGCACACGGCTTCTTGCGACCCTGCAACCGGCATTGCGCGGAATCGAGGCCGAACTCCAGGGTCTGCAGGATATGCGTTCTCACGTAGCCGGGACAATCCGGCTGACGACCGTGCAGGTCGCCTATGATATGCTCATACGCCCGAGGCTATCCGGGTTTGTCGCCAGGTATCCGCACGTCAGCATGGAGGTTTCCGTCAACGATGGCCTGACTGATGTCATCTCGGCAAGTTTTGACGGCGGTATTCGCTTTGGTTCGCTGGTCGAAAAAGACATGGTAGCGGTTGGTTTGTCTTCAACGTCGCCAGCCGCTATTGTTGGGAGCCCGGGATATCTGGCGAGCTTCGAGAGCCTGCCGTCAACGCCAGCTGACCTGCAATCCCACCGATGCATCAACTACCGGTTTGCGACCTCTGGCAGAATCTTCCGATGGCCCCTTGAAAAAGACAATGCGCGATTTGAGTTTCGAGGAGACGGGCCGCTTGTGCTGGACAGCGGCGAAGCAATCCGCGCGGCGGCCTTGGACGGCCTCGGGCTCGCCTTTTTGTTCGAGTCTCAGGTGACGGGTGACCTTGCGGCGGGCACCTTGGTAAAAGTGCTGCCGGATTGGGTACGGTCCCTGCCCGGTTTTAGCCTGTTCTACCCAAGCCGCCGGCAGGTCTCGCCTGCTTTCAGAGCGTGGATCGACTACGTGAAGGAGAGCAAGTCTGATCACTCTTCTCCAGCGGGTCTGGAAGTGTGA
- a CDS encoding Atu4866 domain-containing protein: MENTVIKNEHPYVGMWVTEDGYIRHELLPNGRYDEARGKRKSAYQGSYRITGDHIDYVDDTGFTADGDFIDDVLYHAGMVLRREH, from the coding sequence ATGGAGAACACCGTGATCAAGAACGAACATCCTTACGTCGGCATGTGGGTCACGGAAGACGGTTACATCCGTCATGAGCTTCTACCTAATGGTAGATATGATGAAGCGCGTGGAAAGAGGAAAAGCGCTTACCAGGGTAGCTACCGCATTACCGGAGACCACATCGATTATGTCGACGATACGGGTTTCACGGCAGACGGTGATTTCATCGATGATGTCCTCTACCATGCGGGCATGGTGTTGAGGCGCGAACATTAA
- a CDS encoding putative quinol monooxygenase, with protein MTKLTNIAFMRAKQGSADVLGDWLNRLAEPSRSEPGCINYDVHRSLDEPDVWCVYENWRSKQDLDAHFETPHMRQFVDAVPTMIHGVLDLHYLAMTTEQAYAPR; from the coding sequence ATGACGAAACTTACAAACATAGCTTTCATGCGAGCAAAGCAGGGAAGCGCCGATGTGCTCGGCGATTGGCTCAATCGGCTGGCCGAGCCAAGCCGTAGCGAGCCAGGCTGCATCAATTATGATGTCCATCGTTCGCTCGACGAGCCTGACGTCTGGTGCGTCTACGAGAACTGGCGCAGCAAGCAGGATCTGGACGCACATTTCGAAACGCCTCACATGAGACAGTTCGTGGATGCCGTCCCCACCATGATCCACGGCGTGCTTGATCTCCATTATCTGGCAATGACTACGGAGCAAGCTTATGCGCCGAGATGA
- a CDS encoding AraC family transcriptional regulator: MIERLARILADNCRNDGVTETDVPRVHILRSVTPTEAVPILHKPAVCFVAQGRKQTTLADQAYLYEPMKFLIVSVDLPIAGQILEASPEIPYLCLRLDLQPAAIADVITAAVPGGLRNEEPQRGIAVSDVPAQLLDAVVRLAELLESGRESDRAVLAPLAEREILYRLLLGEQGDRLRQIAMAESKLSQINKAIAIIKTQYDRALKIEEVAAQVHMSVSSFHQHFKTVTAMSPLQYQKQVRLQEARRLMIAQALDAASAGFSVGYESPSQFSREYARMFGLSPKKDVEKMKAMPATSWQ, encoded by the coding sequence ATGATCGAACGTCTCGCGCGCATTCTGGCCGACAACTGCCGAAACGACGGTGTCACTGAGACAGATGTCCCGCGGGTCCATATCTTACGTTCAGTCACGCCGACAGAGGCGGTTCCAATCTTGCACAAGCCGGCGGTTTGTTTCGTCGCGCAAGGCCGCAAGCAAACCACGCTGGCCGATCAGGCTTATCTATATGAGCCAATGAAATTTCTCATCGTCAGTGTCGATCTTCCTATCGCCGGTCAAATTCTTGAGGCTTCGCCTGAAATCCCGTACCTCTGCTTGCGACTCGATCTTCAACCCGCCGCCATTGCAGACGTCATCACCGCGGCCGTGCCCGGTGGGCTTCGAAACGAGGAGCCCCAGCGAGGGATCGCGGTCAGTGACGTGCCAGCGCAACTTCTTGACGCGGTCGTCAGGCTTGCAGAGCTGCTGGAAAGCGGACGTGAAAGCGACCGGGCCGTTCTGGCGCCGCTTGCAGAGCGCGAGATCCTTTACAGGCTGCTCCTTGGCGAGCAGGGCGACCGTCTCCGTCAGATCGCAATGGCCGAGAGCAAGCTTAGTCAGATCAACAAGGCCATCGCGATCATCAAGACCCAGTACGATCGGGCCTTGAAGATTGAGGAAGTTGCCGCTCAGGTCCATATGAGCGTTTCGTCGTTCCATCAGCATTTCAAAACGGTCACGGCGATGAGCCCCCTTCAATATCAGAAGCAGGTGCGACTGCAGGAGGCACGGCGACTGATGATCGCTCAGGCGCTGGATGCCGCATCCGCTGGTTTCTCGGTTGGATATGAAAGCCCCTCCCAGTTTTCGCGCGAATACGCCCGGATGTTTGGCCTTTCGCCGAAGAAGGATGTGGAAAAAATGAAGGCGATGCCCGCCACGAGTTGGCAATAG
- a CDS encoding NADPH-dependent F420 reductase, with the protein MTTYAIIGSGAIGSALAERFHAAGVDAVIANTRGPGSLQPVTDKFGSTVKAVELDQALQSDVLILAVPYDAVPEVAGKKAVWDGHTIVDATNAIDFPAFKPRELGGRLSSEIVSDLFPGAQLVKAFNTLPAAVLAADPVKASGKRVLFLSGNFPEASKKVADLIARLGFAPSDLGSFKASGSLQHFGQALVALNLLRD; encoded by the coding sequence ATGACTACCTATGCAATCATCGGTTCTGGTGCGATCGGCTCTGCACTTGCTGAACGCTTCCATGCTGCAGGCGTTGACGCCGTTATCGCCAACACACGCGGTCCGGGCTCGCTTCAGCCTGTCACCGACAAGTTCGGCAGCACGGTGAAGGCCGTCGAACTCGATCAGGCTCTTCAATCCGACGTTCTTATTCTGGCCGTGCCTTATGATGCGGTACCGGAAGTCGCTGGCAAAAAAGCGGTCTGGGATGGCCACACCATCGTGGACGCGACGAACGCTATCGACTTTCCTGCTTTCAAACCACGTGAACTTGGTGGCCGGCTGTCTTCGGAAATCGTCTCCGATCTCTTCCCTGGCGCTCAGCTCGTGAAAGCGTTCAACACCCTCCCGGCCGCTGTACTGGCTGCCGATCCGGTGAAAGCGAGCGGAAAGCGCGTTCTCTTTCTGTCGGGAAACTTTCCAGAGGCCAGTAAGAAGGTAGCAGATCTGATCGCTCGTTTGGGCTTTGCGCCGTCCGACCTTGGCAGTTTCAAAGCCTCCGGTTCACTTCAACATTTCGGGCAGGCACTGGTCGCGCTCAACCTACTGAGGGACTGA
- a CDS encoding pirin family protein, producing MSYLSNADIEQVILPSTRDLGGFSVRRALPAAMRQMVGPFIFLDSFGPVRFGAGEGIDTRPHPHIGLSTLTYLLEGELLHRDSESYVQSISPGEVNLMVAGSGIVHSERTPEHIRKDGGKLTGLQSWIALPKQSEETAPLFQHLGAHELPTINGEGIDMKLLAGTLHGRRSPASTFSDLFSAEIQLQAGARYRIDGEHIERAIFVVSGAIEIIGQDGTYGPDRLIVFKPGAEIVVKANQPARFLAFGGEPLPEKRFIRWNFVATDQERIRHAADQWRERQFPGVPGDDEFIPLPDNFN from the coding sequence ATGTCCTATTTGTCTAACGCTGACATCGAGCAGGTTATCCTGCCCTCGACCCGTGACCTCGGAGGCTTCTCCGTTCGCCGGGCGCTGCCTGCGGCCATGCGCCAGATGGTCGGGCCCTTCATATTCCTCGACAGTTTCGGGCCAGTGCGGTTCGGTGCTGGCGAGGGGATTGATACCCGCCCCCACCCGCATATCGGTCTCTCAACACTCACCTACCTTCTCGAAGGTGAGTTGCTGCATCGTGACAGCGAGAGCTACGTACAGTCGATCAGCCCCGGGGAAGTCAATCTGATGGTCGCCGGTTCCGGCATTGTTCACTCCGAGCGGACCCCGGAACATATCCGCAAGGATGGGGGCAAGCTCACGGGCCTGCAGAGCTGGATCGCTCTTCCCAAGCAATCGGAAGAGACTGCACCGCTTTTTCAGCACCTCGGCGCCCATGAACTGCCAACGATCAATGGTGAGGGCATCGATATGAAGCTTCTCGCCGGCACCCTGCACGGACGGCGCTCACCTGCCAGCACCTTCTCTGACCTCTTCTCCGCAGAGATCCAGCTTCAGGCTGGAGCACGCTACAGGATTGACGGGGAGCATATCGAGCGAGCGATCTTCGTCGTCAGCGGTGCGATCGAGATCATCGGGCAGGACGGTACCTACGGGCCGGATCGTCTTATCGTGTTCAAGCCGGGCGCGGAGATCGTTGTAAAGGCGAACCAGCCAGCCCGGTTTCTTGCCTTCGGAGGCGAGCCGCTTCCTGAAAAGCGGTTCATCCGCTGGAATTTCGTGGCCACGGATCAGGAGCGCATTCGCCATGCTGCCGACCAGTGGCGCGAACGACAATTCCCCGGCGTGCCGGGCGACGACGAGTTCATTCCCCTCCCCGACAACTTCAACTGA